The proteins below come from a single Rosa rugosa chromosome 2, drRosRugo1.1, whole genome shotgun sequence genomic window:
- the LOC133728167 gene encoding uncharacterized protein LOC133728167 isoform X1 — translation MAGPDASCVDEICQGDETVSKGVRNLAIFFETLSASSPDTRKQFSSRARAPSSKTSNRKGCGGSTGSGFALGTYTYTPVDLRSKFRRPVTGGDASMDKAVPCNECSKSKEHPPYSYCPYAPCHICYKVHHHSYCPYFDHIPQGAAFDCGYQIICGCGSEFDEDKWVCTSCGGSRAMLKAKYCSICNSVKQHRAYECPKDKVLAAKYKLARDKRRSVVPNRIPYNTVYIPESSSGMIYVPTPPPGWVCGHMKEGS, via the exons ATGGCTGGACCCGACGCAAGCTGTGTGGATGAGATCTGCCAGGGAGATGAAACTGTTTCAAAAGGCGTAAGAAACCTAGCCATCTTCTTTGAGACTCTCAGCGCCTCTTCTCCGG ATACAAGGAAACAGTTCAGTTCCAGGGCCCGGGCACCTAGTTCTAAAACCAGCAATCGAAAAGGTTGCGGAGGATCCACTGGTTCAGGTTTTGCCTTAG GCACCTATACCTATACTCCTGTCGACTTGAGGTCCAAGTTCAGAAGACCAGTGACTGGTGGAGATGCTTCTATGGACAAAGCAGTGCCTTGCAATGAGTGTTCTAAGTCTAAGGAGCACCCCCCTTATTCTTATTGCCCTTACGCGCCTTGTCATATTTGTTATAAGGTTCACCACCATAGTTATTGCCCTTACTTTGACCATATCCCACAGGGTGCAGCTTTTGACTGTGGCTATCAAATAATTTGTGGATGTGGTAGTGAATTTGATGAGGATAAGTGGGTTTGTACGTCTTGTGGTGGGAGCAGAGCAATGCTTAAGGCCAAGTATTGTAGCATTTGTAATAGCGTGAAACAGCACCGCGCATATGAATGCCCGAAGGACAAGGTTCTTGCTGCCAAGTATAAATTGGCCAGGGACAAGAGGCGTTCAGTTGTGCCGAATAGGATTCCCTATAACACTGTCTATATTCCAGAATCATCATCAGGAATGATCTATGTTCCAACTCCTCCTCCGGGGTGGGTTTGTGGACACATGAAAGAAGGCTCGTAG
- the LOC133728167 gene encoding uncharacterized protein LOC133728167 isoform X3, with protein sequence MAGPDASCVDEICQGDETVSKGVRNLAIFFETLSASSPDTRKQFSSRARAPSSKTSNRKGCGGSTGSGTYTYTPVDLRSKFRRPVTGGDASMDKAVPCNECSKSKEHPPYSYCPYAPCHICYKVHHHSYCPYFDHIPQGAAFDCGYQIICGCGSEFDEDKWVCTSCGGSRAMLKAKYCSICNSVKQHRAYECPKDKVLAAKYKLARDKRRSVVPNRIPYNTVYIPESSSGMIYVPTPPPGWVCGHMKEGS encoded by the exons ATGGCTGGACCCGACGCAAGCTGTGTGGATGAGATCTGCCAGGGAGATGAAACTGTTTCAAAAGGCGTAAGAAACCTAGCCATCTTCTTTGAGACTCTCAGCGCCTCTTCTCCGG ATACAAGGAAACAGTTCAGTTCCAGGGCCCGGGCACCTAGTTCTAAAACCAGCAATCGAAAAGGTTGCGGAGGATCCACTGGTTCAG GCACCTATACCTATACTCCTGTCGACTTGAGGTCCAAGTTCAGAAGACCAGTGACTGGTGGAGATGCTTCTATGGACAAAGCAGTGCCTTGCAATGAGTGTTCTAAGTCTAAGGAGCACCCCCCTTATTCTTATTGCCCTTACGCGCCTTGTCATATTTGTTATAAGGTTCACCACCATAGTTATTGCCCTTACTTTGACCATATCCCACAGGGTGCAGCTTTTGACTGTGGCTATCAAATAATTTGTGGATGTGGTAGTGAATTTGATGAGGATAAGTGGGTTTGTACGTCTTGTGGTGGGAGCAGAGCAATGCTTAAGGCCAAGTATTGTAGCATTTGTAATAGCGTGAAACAGCACCGCGCATATGAATGCCCGAAGGACAAGGTTCTTGCTGCCAAGTATAAATTGGCCAGGGACAAGAGGCGTTCAGTTGTGCCGAATAGGATTCCCTATAACACTGTCTATATTCCAGAATCATCATCAGGAATGATCTATGTTCCAACTCCTCCTCCGGGGTGGGTTTGTGGACACATGAAAGAAGGCTCGTAG
- the LOC133734280 gene encoding L10-interacting MYB domain-containing protein-like — translation MAVWNDALVDVFCDLCIKEVDNNNRPHTHFNPEGWVNIINNFSIETGKEYTRKQLKNKWDSLKDHWKLWKDLKGKETGLGWDHRRQTIDKNKEYGKLKKKGIAPDFEDKLDKMFMGISATGQHAYSPSSALPIPRSLQQGNNEVNLEGSGDSEDNDDLAPTLPKRKRNERAEKGKGVVPKKEKVGGAAHLAKQINRMCEAIESRSTATSMVHKSVEGGGTSIKDVMKDVTSLPGIEQGNTLWFFATRLFLSEEKREMYFTMEDPNVRLEWLKFEMNEK, via the exons ATGGCTGTTTGGAATGATGCTTTAGTAGATGTTTTTTGTGACTTATGTATCAAGGAGGTGGATAACAATAATCGTCCACATACTCATTTTAATCCGGAGGGATGGGTGAATATAATCAATAATTTTTCTATAGAAACGGGCAAAGAATATACTAGAAAACAACTGAAAAATAAATGGGATTCCCTCAAAGATCATTGGAAATTATGGAAAGACTTAAAGGGAAAAGAGACTGGTCTTGGGTGGGATCACAGGCGTCAAACTATAGAT AAAAACAAGGAATATGGAAAGTTAAAGAAAAAGGGAATTGCACCCGATTTTGAAGACAAGTTGGATAAGATGTTCATGGGTATTTCAGCCACTGGTCAGCATGCATATTCACCATCTTCTGCACTACCTATCCCTAGAAGTCTACAACAAGGTAACAATGAGGTGAACCTTGAAGGTAGTGGTGACTCTGAGGACAATGATGATTTGGCCCCCACTCTgcctaaaagaaaaagaaatgagagAGCTGAGAAAGGTAAAGGAGTagtaccaaaaaaagaaaaggtgggAGGTGCTGCTCATTTGGCTAAACAAATTAATCGAATGTGTGAGGCAATTGAGAGTAGGAGCACAGCAACTTCCATGGTCCATAAAAGTGTAGAAGGTGGAGGCACCAGTATTAAGGACGTGATGAAGGATGTCACCTCATTGCCTGGTATCGAGCAGGGTAATACTTTGTGGTTTTTTGCCACTCGACTGTTTTTAAGTGAAGAGAAGAGGGAGATGTATTTCACTATGGAAGATCCTAACGTGAGGTTGGAGTGGCTGAAATTTGAGATGAACGAAAAATAA
- the LOC133734185 gene encoding uncharacterized protein LOC133734185, whose amino-acid sequence MKRIYHCAVEGNALKAIELTKQLANDLLEKNKDLHFDLLSLHFVELVCSRNKGSTDQHAVNPFKLIGLGLSIWTFVVTGCGFSFNFLSILICHMLVGVGEASFISLAAPFIDDNAPALREHDRLFILMIESRLRFLWKK is encoded by the exons ATGAAAA ggATTTATCATTGTGCAGTGGAGGGGAATGCTCTTAAGGCAATTGAACTGACTAAACAGCTAGCGAATGACTTACTggagaaaaataaagacttgcATTTTGATCTTCTCAGCCTTCACTTTGTTGAACTTGTTTGCTCTAGAAATAAAGGGAGCACGGATCAGCATGC TGTAAATCCGTTTAAGCTCATTGGACTTGGATTGTCAATTTGGACTTTTGTTGTAACTGGTTGTGGTTTTTCATTCAACTTCTTGTCTATCTTAATCTGCCACAT GCTAGTTGGTGTTGGTGAGGCTTCGTTTATTAGTCTTGCAGCTCCGTTCATTGATGATAATGCCCCAGCTCTCAG GGAACACGATCGGCTCTTTATTCTAATGATCGAGAGTCGATTACGGTTTCTGTGGAAGAAGTGA